Sequence from the Bacillota bacterium genome:
CCGGCTTCGCCGAGACCGGTCGCGAGGGGCGCTCGATGCAGGAGCAGATGGTGGAGCTGGCGCGGGGCTACGGCATGCGCATCGTCGGTCCCAACTGCCTCGGCCTGCTCAACACGGACCCCGGAATCCGCCTCAACGCCAGCTTCTCGCCGGTCTTCCCGCCGCGGGGCCACGTGAGCATGTCCTCCCAGAGCGGCGCCCTGGGCCTGGCCATCCTCCAGTACGCCACCGCCATGGGCCTGGGCATGTCCACCTTCGTCAGCGTGGGGAACAAGGCCGACGTCTCGGGCAACGACCTGCTCCAGTACTGGGAGGAAGACCCCGACACCGGCGTCATCCTCCTCTACCTCGAATCCTTCGGCAACCCGCGGCGCTTCTCGCGCATCGCCCGGCGGGTCGGCCGGAAGAAGCCGATCCTGGCCGTCAAGAGCGGGCGGACCTCGGCCGGCCACCGCGCGGCCGGCTCGCACACGGCGGCGCTGGCCGCCAGCGAGACCGCCGTGGACGCGCTCTTCGAGCAGGCGGGGGTCATCCGCGCCGACACGCTGGAGGAGATGTTCGACATCGCCGCCCTGCTGGCGTACCAGCCGCTGCCCCGGGGACGCCGGGTGGCGGTGGTGACCAACGCCGGCGGCCCGGGGATCCTGGCCACCGACGCCCTGGCCGGCATGGGCCTGGAGGTCCCCGAGACCTCGGAGGAGACGCGGCGGCGGCTTCGGGAGATCCTGCCCCCGGCCGCCAGCCTGCGCAACCCCGTGGACATGATCGCCTCCGCCACCGCCGAGCAGTTCCGCCAGGTCCTGGAGCTGATGCTGGAGGATCCCGAGTACGACGCGGCCATGGTCCTCTTCATCCCCGTCGGCCTCGTCCCCATCGAGGACGTGACCGGCGCCGTCACGCAGGCCGTCCGCGCCGCGCGCCAGCGCGGCGTGGAGAAGCCGGTCCTGGCGGTGATGATGGGGTTGAACGCGCCCAACGCGCTGGAGGTGGACGGCACCCTCATCCCCAGCTACCGCTTCCCGGAGGCGGCGGCGCGGGCGCTGGCGCGGGCGTACCGCTACGCCCGGTGGCGGGAGGAGCCGGAGGGAGCCGTCCCCGATTTCCCGGACCTGGACGTGGAGCGGGCCAAGGCGCTGGTCCGCGAGCGCCTGGCCAGGGGGGGAGGCTGGCTCGACCAGGAGGGGATCGAGCGGCTCTTCGCCTCTTTCGGCCTCCCCTACGCCGGCGGCCGCGTGGTCCGGACGCCGGAGGAGGCGGCGCAGGCGGCCGAGGCCATGGGTTTCCCGGTGGTGGTCAAGATGGTCTCGGAGACGCTCCTGCACAAGTCGGAGTGGGGCGGCGTGGCCGTCGACCTGCGCGACCGCCCGGCGGTGGAGTCCGCCTGCCGGCAGATCGAGGCCAACCTTCGCCGCGCCGGTCGGGAGAAGGAGCTG
This genomic interval carries:
- a CDS encoding acetate--CoA ligase family protein, encoding MRDVPSDPTGPAGRLERREYVEPPIPQDALDTGRVILRDGQTATLRTAGEADRERLEEFVRRLAPDGHLRSLFGVDGGGEPDGGEGPECRRRVLVVLQGEPREQRLVAAGVCRRPAPEAEEAEVGFLVEEGKRGLGLGSILLERLALLGIRGGLRRFRARVERGNHDMWKVFEDSGFDLVREAESDDRVEISFAIQPNRRSVELSEQRERIATVASLKPFFQPRSVAVVGASRNPDSIGRRIFDYLIWNRFNGPVYPVNPAAAVVGSVPAYKSILDVPGPVDLAVISVPAGIVLSALDECGRKGVRAAVVITAGFAETGREGRSMQEQMVELARGYGMRIVGPNCLGLLNTDPGIRLNASFSPVFPPRGHVSMSSQSGALGLAILQYATAMGLGMSTFVSVGNKADVSGNDLLQYWEEDPDTGVILLYLESFGNPRRFSRIARRVGRKKPILAVKSGRTSAGHRAAGSHTAALAASETAVDALFEQAGVIRADTLEEMFDIAALLAYQPLPRGRRVAVVTNAGGPGILATDALAGMGLEVPETSEETRRRLREILPPAASLRNPVDMIASATAEQFRQVLELMLEDPEYDAAMVLFIPVGLVPIEDVTGAVTQAVRAARQRGVEKPVLAVMMGLNAPNALEVDGTLIPSYRFPEAAARALARAYRYARWREEPEGAVPDFPDLDVERAKALVRERLARGGGWLDQEGIERLFASFGLPYAGGRVVRTPEEAAQAAEAMGFPVVVKMVSETLLHKSEWGGVAVDLRDRPAVESACRQIEANLRRAGREKELDGFLVQPMIRGGVELMVGVTADPQFGPLIAFGLGGVHVEVLRDVVFRITPLTDRNAHDMVRAIRGYRLLEGYRGHAAADVPAVEELLLRLSRMVEELPEIAELDLNPVMALEPGRGCRIVDARVRLAPEPSEAG